Genomic segment of Helicobacter enhydrae:
TCAGGTTTTGGCTCATTGTGATCTCAAAGTCGGAGACAGCCTAGAAGCAAGAGTGGATACCATGCGTCAAAAAGAGATTGCCAAACATCACTCTGGGACGCATTTACTCCACTCCGCCTTGCGTGATTTGCTAGGAGAGCAAGTGGCACAAGCGGGAAGTTTGGTAGAAAATCACCGCTTGAGATTTGATTTTACTTTTTCTAGAGCACTCACTTCTTTTGAGCTTCAAGATCTGCAAGATCGCGTAAATACTTTGATTGCCACCTGTATCCCTATGCAAACCCAAGAAACATCACTTGATGAGGCAAAAAAACAAGGGGCGATTGCTTTGTTTAGTGAAAAATATGCAGACAAAGTGCGTGTGGTTCAGTTTGGAGATGTAAGTTGTGAGTTGTGTGGAGGCATCCATATCGCAAATAGTGGAGAGATTGGAAGCTTCTACATCCTCAAAGAAAGTGGAGTGAGCAGCGGGGTGAGAAGGATCGAAGCAGTTTGCGGAGAGAGTGCCTATCTCTATGCCAAAAATCTAATCCTAGAGATGGCAACACTCAAAGAGCAACTCAAAACCCAAGATCTTTCTGCTAGTATCCAAAAACTCACAGAAGAAAACAAAAGGCTCAAAAAAATGGGGCAAAATCAAGCTTCTTTGGATTTTGAGATTCAAAAAATCGGCGATGCTTCAGTCATTATTGCAGAAACCAAAGAAAATGGTAAAGAAATCATTGATCAACTCAAAAACCAAAATGACAAAATTGCTATACTTCTATTCCAACAAACTGAAGACAAAGTTTCTTTTGTGGCTGGCGTAAAAAATCTCCCATTAAAAGCAGGAATATGGGTCAAAGAAATTGCGCAAGTAGTTGGTGGCAATGGCGGTGGAAGAGATGATTTTGCAACAGCTGGTGGCAAAGACACCCACCGACTTCAAGAAGCATTGCAAAAAGCTCAAATGTATGCTGACCAAATCTTAAAGGGAGAATGATGAGCGTAGGAATCCTAGGAGTGATGTTGTATGTATCTCTTTTTTTGGGTTTTATTGGGCTAGTTGCATTTCTTTGGGGAATCAAAAATCATCAATTCAGCGATGAAAAAAAAATGTTGCAAGGCGTTTTGTATGACGGAGAAGAAGAACTCAACCTTGCAAAACAAAAAGAAGAAAATTCAAGGAGAAAAAATGTTTGATTTAGCAATTATTGGATCTGGGACAACAGGTATTGCGGTGGCTGTTGAGGCAAAGGCATTGGGAATTGGCAATATTATTTTGCTAGAAAAGGGTGACAACCATTCAATGACTATTCGCAAATTCTACAAAGACGGGAAAAGGGTGGATAAAGATTACAAAGGGCAAGAGGTGGATCTGCAAGGCTCTATCAAGTTTGTTGATGGCAACAAAGAAAGCACATTGGAGCTTTTTGATTCACTCATTGCTTCAAATGGGCTAGATCTCAAAACAAATTGTGATGTCGAAAAAATCCAAGAAGTTGCAGAGGGGTTTGAAATCCATACAAGCGGTGGAGAAGTGTTCAAAAGCAAGTTTGCAGTGATTAGTATCGGAAAAATGGGGCAGCCCAACAAACCAAGCTATGCGATCCCATTGACTATACGCTCGATTGTCAATTTCAATGCCAACAGCGTCAAAGCAGGAGAAAAACTACTCATCATCGGTGGCGGAAACTCAGCTGTAGAATACGCTTATGATTTGTGCAATACCAACCCCACAACGCTCAACTATCGTCGCACAGAATTTGCCAGAATCAATGACACCAACGCAGAAGAACTCAACAAGGTGATTAAAAATGGCAAATTGCAAACAAAATTGGGAGTAGATATTGTTACTCTAAGTGATGAGGGTGGAAAAGTAGGAGTGCAGTTTGCAGATGGGAGTCAAGAGGTTTTTGATCGCCTCATCTATGCAATCGGCGGAGCAACTCCTCTAGATTTTTTGCAAAAATGCAAACTCAAACTTGATGAGAGTAATACGCCAATCAGCAACGCTCAATGCGAAACTAGTATCCCCAATCTTTTCATCGCAGGAGATATTGCTTTGCAAAGTGGAGGATCAATCGCAATCGGCTTGAATCAAGCCTATATCATTGCACAAGAAATTGCAAAAAGAATCTAGTTTTAAGTTTTTTTTAGGGTTGTCTCAAATATAATCCTAGGTTTATTTTATTCAATTAAAGGGTTTCAAATGGCAAGGAAATGTTTTTTTACAGGCAAGGGTCCAATGGTGGGCAACAATGTAAGTCACGCAAACAACAAAAACAAAAAACGCTCTCTCCCTAATCTAAGAAGCGTGCGTGTAAGACTTGAAGATGGCACTACGATGAAAATCAAAGTCGCTGCCTCTACTTTAAGAACAATGAAAAAGAGATCTTAATCAAGTGATAGAGGCGTAAGCCTTTGCTAAAAAAAATCAAGAAAATTCTTCATTGGAGGGATCAAAAACAACAAGTTGAAGTTGATTTGAGCAGTGCGCTTTATGAGCAACTCAAATACTTCCGCCTTCCTTTAGTTCTCATTCAAATCTTTCTTCTAATCGGGACTTTGGGGTATTTGTGGCTAGAAGATTATAATTTGATGGATGCTTTTTTCCAAGCTGCATATACTTTTACAAATACCGGCTTTGGCTCACTCAAAGAAGAAGAATTCACTCCGTTATCTATTATTTTTACAACAATTATTATGTTTTCTGGAGCGGGTGTGATTGCTTTTAGCGTTGCAACGGTTGTCAGTATCATCAATGATGGGAGATTGATTAGGTTAATACGGGAGAAAAAAATGGTGCAGAAAATCGTCAGATTGAGAAATCACTATGTCGTGTGTTATCACAACGAATACACAATCGAGTTGGCAAGACAATTTCGAGAAGCACAGATTCCTTTTGTGGTGGTCGATAATCAGCCAAACTTTGAAGAGGAAGCAAAAAAGCATAAATATCCTTATTACATCGTCGGCGATCCTCATACGGATACAGCGATCCTCAAAACACATCTTGCAAGTGCCAAAGGGATTGTGAGCTTTTCAAAAATCCCAGCAGACAATATCGCCCTTATCGTATCAGTGCGTTTGTTTGAAAAAGAGCTTGGACGCAAGGCATACTATGTGATTGCGAGTGCTGATTCTCAAGAAGACATCGATCGCCTCAAAAAATTGGGAGCAAACTCTGTCGTATCGGCAACCAAACTGATGGCTCAACGCGTAAGTGCAATGGCGATCAGACCAGATATGGAAAATCTACTAGAGCAATTTGCTTACAAAAAAGACACACAACTCGATCTAGAAGAAGTGGTGGTGCCCAAATATAGTTGGCTTGTCCTCAAAAAACTCAAAGATGCACATTTCAGGGCAGTCACACAAGTTTCTATTGTCGGGATTACACAAAAAGATGGCAAATACATCACAATGCCTACAGGCGAAACAATCGTCCCAAGTGAATCCAAACTCCTAATGATTGGCACAAGTGAGGGAATACGCGAAACAAAACGCCTGATTTTGCGTCGTGAAAAACCCGATGAAATCAAAAAACAGGATAAATAATGGATACGCTAACTTATGATATTTTTCCCATTGAGGGAGGTGTTTGTGCTCCTTGTGGATTTTATGCTGATGGCGTGAGTGCGGGGTTCAAACCTGATGAAAAACTAGATGTTGCCTTCATCTATATGGACACCCCTTGTGAGCCTTACGCAGTTTTCACCACCAACCGCTTTCAAGCCGCACCTATCAGGCATTATCTGCAAGAAGTATCAGGCAAAGAAAGCAATTTCGTGCTAATCAATACAAAAAATGCCAATGCAATGACAGGAAAGGCAGGTATAGAGGACATCCACCTAGTCCTTGAAGCACTCAAACAACAATTCCCTCAAATACAAAACCCCATCTCATCAAGCACCGGAGTGATTGGAGTGAGACTTGACACTCAAAAGCTCATCAATAGTTTTGAGAAATTTACACTCTCAAACCATTCTACACAATCAGCTACCAGAGCGTCAGAGGCGATTCGCACCACAGATTCGTTTGCCAAACAAATTGCCCTAAGAGTTGAACTAGAAAATGGAGAATCATTTCATATTGGTGCGATGGCAAAGGGTGCAGGAATGATTGAGCCCTCAATGGCAACGATGCTTT
This window contains:
- the ccoS gene encoding cbb3-type cytochrome oxidase assembly protein CcoS; amino-acid sequence: MSVGILGVMLYVSLFLGFIGLVAFLWGIKNHQFSDEKKMLQGVLYDGEEELNLAKQKEENSRRKNV
- a CDS encoding NAD(P)-binding domain-containing protein, translated to MFDLAIIGSGTTGIAVAVEAKALGIGNIILLEKGDNHSMTIRKFYKDGKRVDKDYKGQEVDLQGSIKFVDGNKESTLELFDSLIASNGLDLKTNCDVEKIQEVAEGFEIHTSGGEVFKSKFAVISIGKMGQPNKPSYAIPLTIRSIVNFNANSVKAGEKLLIIGGGNSAVEYAYDLCNTNPTTLNYRRTEFARINDTNAEELNKVIKNGKLQTKLGVDIVTLSDEGGKVGVQFADGSQEVFDRLIYAIGGATPLDFLQKCKLKLDESNTPISNAQCETSIPNLFIAGDIALQSGGSIAIGLNQAYIIAQEIAKRI
- the rpmB gene encoding 50S ribosomal protein L28; this translates as MARKCFFTGKGPMVGNNVSHANNKNKKRSLPNLRSVRVRLEDGTTMKIKVAASTLRTMKKRS
- a CDS encoding potassium channel family protein: MLKKIKKILHWRDQKQQVEVDLSSALYEQLKYFRLPLVLIQIFLLIGTLGYLWLEDYNLMDAFFQAAYTFTNTGFGSLKEEEFTPLSIIFTTIIMFSGAGVIAFSVATVVSIINDGRLIRLIREKKMVQKIVRLRNHYVVCYHNEYTIELARQFREAQIPFVVVDNQPNFEEEAKKHKYPYYIVGDPHTDTAILKTHLASAKGIVSFSKIPADNIALIVSVRLFEKELGRKAYYVIASADSQEDIDRLKKLGANSVVSATKLMAQRVSAMAIRPDMENLLEQFAYKKDTQLDLEEVVVPKYSWLVLKKLKDAHFRAVTQVSIVGITQKDGKYITMPTGETIVPSESKLLMIGTSEGIRETKRLILRREKPDEIKKQDK